In Manis javanica isolate MJ-LG chromosome 18, MJ_LKY, whole genome shotgun sequence, the following proteins share a genomic window:
- the CTXND1 gene encoding cortexin domain-containing 1 protein — protein sequence MVPAGPGPEEPTPEPAYVDVDKGLTLACFAFLCLFLVLMVIRCARVIVDPYSAIPTSTWEEQHLDD from the coding sequence ATGGTACCGGCCGGCCCTGGGCCGGAGGAGCCCACGCCCGAGCCCGCCTACGTGGACGTGGACAAAGGGCTGACCTTGGCCTGCTTcgccttcctctgcctcttcctcGTGCTGATGGTCATTCGCTGCGCCAGGGTCATCGTGGACCCCTACAGCGCCATCCCCACGTCCACCTGGGAGGAGCAGCACCTGGACGACTGA